From Bufo gargarizans isolate SCDJY-AF-19 chromosome 10, ASM1485885v1, whole genome shotgun sequence, the proteins below share one genomic window:
- the ELF5 gene encoding ETS-related transcription factor Elf-5, which produces MIDSSTHNLVMPAYHEAHFSWTDLFCTDLYPTYRDPSPDVPSQWSSLPPEHWTKYQVCEWLQYCCDNHKLDATCIPFAQFNVTGLELCNMSKEDFTDSAGACGHFLYSLLQETRTHGIPLLTGAEEVPPPQSADRNDKVFLKSEPVKRNRATNQHRHGVHNSHLWEFLRDLLLSPEQNDGILDWEDQEQGIFRVVKSEALARMWGQRKRNDRMNYEKLSRALRHYYKTGILERVDRRLVYKFGKSAYGWHRPVTH; this is translated from the exons ATGATAGACTCTTCTACACACAACCTTGTTATGCCCGCGTATCATGAAGCCCATTTTTCATGGACAGACTTATTCTGCACTGACCTGTACCCTACATACAGAGACCCATCACCAG ATGTCCCTTCCCAGTGGTCGTCTCTACCCCCAGAACATTGGACCAAGTACCAGGTGTGTGAATGGCTTCAGTACTGCTGTGACAACCACAAGCTGGACGCCACCTGTATACCCTTCGCCCAGTTCAATGTGACCGGCCTGGAGCTCTGCAACATGAGCAAAGAAGACTTCACAGATTCGGCAGGAGCCTGCGGTCATTTTCTCTACAGTCTTCTGCAAGAAACTCGAACACATG GCATTCCATTACTTACTGGTGCAGAGGAAGTGCCGCCCCCACAAAGCGCTGACC GTAATGATAAAGTATTCTTAAAATCAGAACCGGTGAAACGAAACCGAGCCACCAACCAGCATCGACATG GCGTGCACAATTCTCATTTGTGGGAATTCCTTCGTGatcttctcctgtcacctgagcaAAATGATGGCATCTTAGACTGGGAGGATCAGGAGCAGGGAATATTCCGCGTGGTGAAGTCCGAGGCGCTGGCACGCATGTGGGGCCAGAGGAAGCGCAACGACAGGATGAATTACGAAAAGCTCAGTAGGGCTTTGAG GCACTACTACAAGACGGGCATCCTGGAGCGAGTAGATAGGCGACTGGTCTACAAGTTTGGCAAAAGCGCTTATGGGTGGCACCGTCCCGTTACGCATTGA